In the Hordeum vulgare subsp. vulgare chromosome 7H, MorexV3_pseudomolecules_assembly, whole genome shotgun sequence genome, one interval contains:
- the LOC123409725 gene encoding polyamine oxidase 1-like has translation MLEMKACTAIALVLVVAAQCAALATAAGPRVIIVGAGMSGISAGKRLSEAGITDLVILEATDRIGGRIHKTKFAGVNVEMGANWVEGVNGDEMNPIWTMANGTGGLNLRTFRSDFDHLASNTYKQDGGLYDEKVVENIIERMDEVEESGSKLSGTLHHSGQQDMSVMAMQRLNDHMPSGPARPVDMVIDYYQHDFEFAEPPRVTSLQNTQPLPTFSDFGDDVYFVADQRGYESVVYHVAGQYLKTDRKSGAIVDQRLKLNTVAREITYFPSGVAVRTEDNKVYRADYVVVSASLGVLQTDLIRFKPQLPSWKIVSIYQFDMAVYTKIFLRFPKRFWPEGPGKEFFLYASGRRGYFPVWQQFETQYPGSNVLLVTVTDDESRRIEQQSDNQTMAEAVAVLRKMFPGKDVPDATEILVPRWWSNRFFKGSFSNWPIGVNRYEYDLIRAPVGRVYFTGEHTSEKYNGYVHGAYLAGIDSADILINCAKNKMCKYDVKGKHD, from the exons atgctaGAGATGAAGGCCTGCACGGCCATAGCTCTGGTGCTCGTTGTAGCAGCACAATGTGCCGCCCTGGCCACCGCCGCCGGTCCCAGAGTCATCATCGTCGGCGCCGGCATGTCCG GGATCTCTGCTGGGAAGAGGCTGTCCGAGGCTGGGATCACTGACCTGGTGATCTTGGAGGCGACGGACCGCATCGGAGGGCGCATCCACAAGACCAAGTTCGCCGGGGTGAACGTTGAGATGGGGGCCAACTGGGTGGAAGGGGTGAACGGAGACGAGATGAACCCCATCTGGACCATGGCCAATGGCACCGGAGGTCTCAACCTGAGGACCTTCCGCTCCGACTTCGACCACCTCGCCAGCAACACCTACAAGCAAGA CGGTGGCCTCTACGACGAGAAAGTTGTTGAGAATATAATCGAGAGAATGGATGAAGTGGAGGAGAGCGGGAGCAAGCTCTCCGGCACCTTGCACCACAGCGGCCAGCAGGACATGTCTGTCATGGCCATGCAACGCCTCAACGACCA TATGCCTTCGGGTCCAGCTAGGCCGGTGGACATGGTGATCGACTACTACCAGCACGACTTCGAGTTCGCCGAGCCGCCGCGCGTGACGAGCCTGCAGAACACGCAGCCGCTGCCAACGTTCAGCGACTTCGGCGACGACGTCTACTTCGTGGCCGACCAGCGTGGGTACGAGTCGGTGGTGTACCACGTCGCGGGGCAGTACCTCAAGACCGACCGCAAGTCCGGCGCCATCGTCGACCAAAGGCTCAAGCTCAACACGGTGGCacgggagatcacctacttcccgAGCGGCGTCGCGGTGAGGACCGAGGACAACAAGGTGTACCGGGCCGACTATGTCGTGGTCTCCGCCAGCCTCGGCGTCCTCCAGACCGACCTCATACGGTTCAAGCCGCAGCTGCCGTCGTGGAAGATCGTGTCCATCTACCAGTTCGACATGGCCGTGTACACCAAGATCTTCCTCAGGTTCCCCAAGAGGTTCTGGCCGGAGGGCCCCGGCAAGGAGTTCTTCCTCTACGCCAGCGGCCGGAGAGGCTACTTCCCGGTGTGGCAGCAGTTCGAGACGCAGTACCCGGGGTCCAACGTGCTGCTCGTCACCGTCACCGACGACGAGTCGAGGAGGATCGAGCAGCAGTCCGACAACCAGACCATggcggaggcggtggcggtgctcAGGAAGATGTTCCCCGGAAAAGACGTGCCGGACGCCACCGAGATCCTCGTGCCGAGGTGGTGGTCCAACAGGTTCTTCAAGGGCTCCTTCTCCAACTGGCCCATCGGCGTCAACCGCTACGAATACGACCTCATCCGG GCCCCCGTTGGTAGGGTTTACTTCACGGGCGAGCACACGAGCGAAAAGTACAACGGATATGTCCATGGAGCGTATCTTGCAG GTATCGACTCTGCTGACATCCTCATCAACTGTGCCAAGAATAAGATGTGCAAATACGATGTCAAGGGAAAGCATGACTAA
- the LOC123409573 gene encoding uncharacterized protein LOC123409573: MAKGKVKVDGDEKQRTISWADDQTKFMLDWCIEYMKEQHAGFRFRKHHLMKCADALNRKFAMGVTLSQVDRHFRHYKENWKYIAAAISKSGNVFDAIRCVVTISESEKSCLNDRARRLLSKPIKFYYEMQELFTVTSADGSLAMDQHTCTIDSDDLDSDEGLYDLNSYPQYEGPLEEDSDTLPTTYVPKRPQIPVGGDNSSSSTSRVGTKRPRGSRSPTKKPSKTKSRFVESAEEINSTLRSLQQSLIAAPPPQMPQVVDPYASLWQRLEVLPITTDQRITVGVHLSSKDNEGLRSWLCSASDKTFETWVWKFFNKDDI, from the exons ATGGCTAAGGGAAAGGTGAAGGTTGATGGTGATGAGAAACAGAGGACTATTTCTTGGGCTGATGATCAGACCAAGTTTATGTTAGATTGGTGCATTGAATACATGAAGGAACAACATGCAGGATTTAGGTTCAGGAAGCATCATCTTATGAAGTGTGCTGATGCTTTAAATAGAAAATTTGCTATGGGGGTGACACTTTCTCAAGTTGATCGTCACTTCAGGCACTACAAAGAAAATTGGAAGTACATTGCCGCAGCAATCAGCAAGAGTGGCAATGTTTTTGATGCTATTAGATGTGTGGTAACCATTTCCGAGTCAGAAAAGTCTTGCCTCAAT GATAGAGCAAGGCGCTTGCTTTCCAAGCCTATCAAGTTTTACTATGAAATGCAGGAGTTATTCACAGTCACTAGTGCTGATGGTTCTTTGGCCATGGACCAGCATACATGCACAATTGATTCTGATGACTTGGACAGTGATGAAGGGTTGTATGACCTTAACAGCTATCCACAATATGAGGGGCCACTTGAGGAGGATTCTGATACTTTGCCAACAACATATGTTCCTAAAAGGCCTCAAATTCCTGTAGGTGGTGATAATTCCTCATCTAGCACTAGTCGTGTTGGTACGAAGCGCCCAAGAGGTAGCAGGTCACCTACTAAGAAGCCATCAAAAACCAAGAGTCGTTTCGTGGAGTCCGCTGAGGAAATCAACTCCACATTGAGATCACTCCAGCAATCACTTATTGCCGCTCCTCCTCCCCAAATGCCCCAAGTTGTTGACCCTTATGCTAGTTTATGGCAGAGGTTGGAGGTACTCCCAATTACCACTGATCAGAGAATTACTGTTGGTGTGCACTTATCTTCCAAGGACAATGAAGGTTTGCGTAGTTGGTTATGTAGTGCAAGCGACAAAACTTTTGAAACTTGGGTCTGGAAGTTCTTTAACAAAGATGACATTTAG
- the LOC123412848 gene encoding polyamine oxidase 1-like, with translation MKPSTAIVLVLGVVAQYVALATAAGPKVIIVGAGMSGISAGKRLSEAGITDLVILEATDRIGGRIHKEKFAGVNVEMGANWVEGVNGDEMNPIWTMANGTGGLNLRTFRSDFDHLAGNTYKQDGGLYDEKVVEKIIERMEEVEESGSKLSGTLHASGQQDMSVMAMQRLNDHMPSGPATPVDMVIDYYQHDFEFAEPPRVTSLQNTQPLPTFNNFGDDVYFVADQRGYESVVYHVAGQYLKTDRKSGAITDPRLKLNTVVREITYFPSGVAVRTEDNKVYRADYVVVSASLGVLQTDLIRFKPQLPSWKIVSIYQFDMAVYTKIFLKFPKRFWPEGPGKEFFLYASGRRGYFPVWQQFEKQYPGSNVLLVTVTDDESRRIEQQSDNQTMAEAVAVLRKMFPGKEVPDATEILVPRWWSNRFFKGTFSNWPIGVNRYEYDLIRAPVGRVYFTGEHTSEKYNGYVHGAYLAGIDSADILINCAKKKMCKYNVKGKHD, from the exons ATGAAGCCCTCGACAGCCATAGTCCTGGTGCTCGGTGTGGTGGCACAATATGTCGCCCTGGCCACCGCGGCCGGTCCCAAGGTCATCATCGTCGGCGCCGGCATGTCAG GGATCTCGGCCGGGAAGAGGCTGTCGGAGGCCGGGATCACGGACCTGGTGATCCTGGAGGCGACGGACCGCATCGGCGGGCGCATCCACAAGGAAAAGTTCGCCGGGGTGAACGTGGAGATGGGGGCCAACTGGGTGGAAGGGGTGAACGGCGACGAGATGAACCCCATCTGGACCATGGCCAACGGCACCGGCGGCCTCAACCTCAGGACCTTCCGCTCCGACTTCGACCACCTCGCCGGCAACACCTACAAGCAGGA CGGTGGCCTCTACGACGAGAAGGTTGTTGAGAAGATAATCGAGAGGATGGAAGAGGTGGAGGAGAGCGGGAGCAAGCTCTCCGGCACCTTGCACGCCAGCGGCCAGCAGGACATGTCTGTCATGGCCATGCAGCGCCTCAATGACCA TATGCCTTCGGGGCCCGCGACACCAGTTGACATGGTAATCGACTACTACCAGCACGACTTCGAGTTCGCCGAGCCGCCGCGCGTGACGAGCCTGCAGAACACACAACCACTGCCAACGTTCAACAACTTCGGCGATGACGTTTACTTCGTGGCGGACCAGCGGGGTTACGAGTCCGTGGTGTACCATGTCGCGGGGCAGTACCTCAAGACCGACCGCAAGTCCGGCGCCATCACCGACCCAAGGCTCAAGCTAAACACGGTGGTgcgggagatcacctacttccccAGCGGCGTCGCGGTGAGGACCGAGGACAACAAGGTGTACCGGGCCGACTATGTCGTGGTCTCCGCCAGCCTCGGCGTCCTCCAGACCGACCTCATACGGTTCAAGCCGCAGCTGCCGTCGTGGAAGATCGTGTCCATCTACCAGTTCGACATGGCCGTGTACACCAAGATCTTCCTCAAGTTCCCCAAGAGGTTCTGGCCGGAGGGGCCCGGCAAGGAGTTCTTCCTCTACGCTAGTGGTAGGAGAGGGTACTTCCCGGTGTGGCAGCAGTTCGAGAAGCAGTACCCTGGGTCAAATGTGCTGCTGGTCACGGTCACCGACGACGAGTCGAGGAGGATCGAGCAGCAGTCCGACAACCAGACCATggcggaggcggtggcggtgctcAGGAAGATGTTTCCTGGGAAGGAGGTGCCGGACGCCACGGAGATCCTCGTGCCGAGGTGGTGGTCTAACAGGTTCTTCAAGGGCACCTTCTCCAACTGGCCCATTGGCGTCAACCGCTACGAATACGACCTCATCCGG GCTCCCGTTGGGAGAGTTTACTTCACCGGGGAGCACACGAGCGAGAAGTACAACGGATATGTCCATGGAGCGTATCTTGCAG GTATTGACTCTGCTGACATTTTGATCAACTGTGCCAAGAAGAAAATGTGCAAATACAATGTCAAGGGAAAGCATGACTAA